The genomic DNA ACATCTGCAAGCTGCCGGGGTTCATTTCCACTTTGGTGAAGCGCTTAGTCGAGTTACTCAAACAGCGACGGGGTTATTAGCAACTACTAAGAGTGGGCTGTCAATTGTAAGTGATGATATCATTGCAGCGACGGGTCGCATTCCTAACATTGAGCATTTAGGGCTAACGACAGTCGGTATTGAGACTGATCGTCATGGTATCATCGTAGACGACCATCTACGGACGACTGTTTCTAACATTTACGCAAGTGGTGATGTGATTAGCAAGAGGTTACCTAAATTAACACCGACCGCAACGTTTGAATCAAACTACATTGCAGCTCAATTACTTGGAAATACGGCTGCCATCGATTATCCGGTGATTCCATCAGTTGTCTTCACGTTACCAAGAATCGCGCAAGTCGGTATCAGTGTTGAAACTGCCAAGAGTGATACTGAGCATTTTCATGTTCAGGAATTACCATACGGCAAGCTATTAGCTTTCCAATATCAGAATGAGGTTGACGCGGACTTACAATTGGTTTTTGACCAGGCCAACTACTTAGTTGGAGCTGCCATATACGGTAATGGTGCACCTGACTTAATTAATTTACTGACGATGCTCATTACTGACCATGTATCAGCTAACGAATTAAGTCATAAAATTTTTGCTTTTCCAAGTGCGTCGGTGGGAATTATTGACATGTTGACGCCACTATTACATCATGATCGATAAGTGAATAAATTTACCAACACAAAAAATACTGTGCAGACTGCCTGCCAGTATTTTTTGTGTTATCAAACGTCAGCTTCGATAATTCGTTGCGATCAAGCCTGCTAATTTGGACAGGAATACAATCAAGCCAACGAGTATCCAGGTCATGCTTCCCCAATCCAACCAAGTAGCCCGGACAAATAAACTAATCAAAATGAACCAATTCATCCCGAATAGCCACCAGCTAAAATCAGTCCTGAAAATGGTCAGCCATAACAACGGCGGTAAACGCTGATTTAGTGGCATGATTGCCAGCAATACTGCCGGAATAAGCGCGCTCTCCAGCATCGCAAAGTAATGGTGGGGATCACTAGTATAGGCGACGGCGCCCAACCAGCCATAGTGACTTGGAATAGCCGGCAGTAACGCTGATTGTCCGAGATAGACCAGCACTGGTTGACCAATTAATAATCCCAATAATCCCCAGGTCGATTTTTTCATGAATATACGCCATCCTTATTATTGAATAATGTTATTTTAACAATCTACATCGTATGCTAACTATCGAATAATTGTAAACTTCTGATAAAGAAAGGGTAAATGCAGGCCATGATTTGTTCACTATGCTTTCAAAATATAAGTAATGGGTATTTTAAAACAGTATGCGTATAATAACCACTTAATAAGTTTATTTGGGGGAGTTATGATGATAATAATTAGAGTTTCAATTATGATTTCAGTCGTTTTTTACTTATATTTTATTATTAATCTATTGTTAATTAATCACTACCGAGAACCCACTCAAACGTACGAGAAGGGGCCAACACCGTACGAATTATTTCTGGTCATTCCAGTTCTCAATGAAGAACAAGTGATTACTAAAACCATTGCACGACTTTCAAAATCTCTTGCACAATTGCCATCGACAATTCGAGCGCAAATCATTGCTGTCGATGATGATTCCACGGACCATAGCCTGTTAATGCTGACCCAGTCATCCTCACCATACTTACAAATCCTACATCGCGCTGGTAATCAACGCGTCGGTAAGGGAGCCGTTTTAAACACTGCTGTCCAGTATATTCATAAGACACTGGCGACAACCGCTGACACGCATCAAGCAGTCATTGGCGTCCTGGACGCAGATGCTTTTATGACCGCCACTGATTTGATACGCGTACTTGCACGATTTGAACAAGAACCGCAGTTAGCAATGCTTCAGACTAGTGTCAGTATTTATAATCAATCCAATTGGCTCACTAAAATGCAAAACTTTGAGTTTATGGGGGTTAATAACGCTACTCAGCAACTGCGTAATCGGCTCGGTCAAGGGATCGCGTCGGGGAATGGTCAGTTTGTTCGCTTAGATTTAGCTTTGAAAAATCCATGGGGGAATAGCTTACTAGAGGATCTTGAGTTTACCTTGCGCACCTGGTTGCTTGGTGGGACACGAACCACCTTTGATCATACATTAGTTGTGCAACAAGAAGCTATCGAACAACTACGACCATTTTTTCGCCAGCGAGTGCGCTGGTGTCAAGGGGCAGTTCAGTGTATGCGTTATTTACCAGCACTATGGCATTCAGGACGATTAAACCACTTTCAAAAGTTAGATACGACTTTTTGGATTCTGATGCCCATCAGTGGCTGTGTTGTCCCACTCACCAGTCTCACCACCCTAATTGTTCTTGTAAGCCGTAGCGTGCAACATTGGCAATCAGGGTGGCATCATCTCGTCATTGGGACGCTGTTAGCGATTGCTTTGATTGCTTGCCTTGTTTTGGCGGCACTATATCAACGGAACTGTACTACTGTTAAACAACCCGTTCGATTCATGACTGCTATCAAGCAAAGTCTGAGTTTTCAAGCATTTTTATTGATTATTAGTTTGACACCATACGTTGCCATTTATCGACAATTGCGTGGACACACAACGTGGGCTAAAACCCGTCATGGTACTACCCGGGCAACGCAATACACTGATTCTGATTTAAAACGCTCATATTAAGATAAGGGTGAATTTCTATGAAGTGGTACTATAAGATATTTCAGACCATTATTCTAACGGTTGCGGCGGGGCTACTTGGGTGGATGATTATGGCCGATTGGCAAATCAGTTTACAACTTCATCTCTCAATCAATGCCTGGATGGGTGCCATACTATTCGTATTGTTCATTGGGACCACGATTGGCTTCGGTAGTTGGTGGTTAAGTCGTCACCAAACAAGTTGGTTAGTCGCAACACTGTTTGGACTAACACTCCTGAAATTCCCACTGGTTATTGGGTTAAAAATCAATCCCACCTCAGACTTTTGGAATTACCACACGTTAGCCGTCTTTAGCGCCCAGGGGCTCACTTGGACGCAGCTTTTACATCAGGGCACCATTGGCAACTATGTCGTCTTCCCACACGCCTTAAATATTGCGAACGGCTACAGCTTAGCAGCAGCATTTGGCGGTTCTAATTTTTTCGTCAGTCAATTGATCAACATTGAGTGTACCTTAGTAGATATGGTCCTAATCTACTGGCTGGTCGCCCGATGGCTTTCGCGCCAACTGGGGATTATGACGGCACTTATTTTTTATTGGATCCCAGCTTATTGGCTGTATGGCACTTTACTAAATGGTGGTGAACCGTTCTTTCTAACAAGTATCCTACTCATGATGTATGCATTGACACGCGCATTAGTCCCATTACCAACAACCACACTTACAGACCGGCATCTGTACCTAGCATTAGCTATTGTGGCAACCATTGTAGCTAACATGTTAAGGCCAATCATGGCAGTCTGGTTGATCGCGCTCAGTTTAATGGCAATTATTCTATTATTTACAGTTGGCCGTCACTACCGTTATCAATATCGTCAGCTAATGATCTATGGCGGTGTGGTATTAGGATTACTGTTCACGGCTACGAATATTGACAGTTGGCTATACGGCTTTAAAGTAGCGCCAAGCCGGGTTGAAACGCTCTATAGTTTGGCTACTGGCACTGATGTAAAAAGCCGGGGAACTTATAGTCCAACCTTGCAAACAACTATTAGCCATGAGTTACGGGCGGCACCAACGTTAACACAAGCTTATCCGCGTATCACACGAACGATGACAACGGCCTTGCAAACCAATCTCAAACAAGTCCAACCACAAATGGGCACCTTTGCCAATCAAAAAATGCAGGGCTTTATTCGTGAAGATTATGGTTACGACTGGAGTTTGTATAATTTAAGCAATCATTCCGGTCTACTCAACCATAGTTGGTTCCATTTGGCGCCAATACTGATTACTAGTGCAACAGTTTATTGGCAGATTATGCTTATTATCGCATTGTTAAGCGTCTTAATTGGATTAGGACTTCAATGGCACCAACATTATCTCAATCGCTATTTACTAATGGGCGCACTTTTATTAGACGGTTTTACATTAAGCGCCTTACCATTAGAAGTACAGGGCCGCTACCATATCATCTTGTACTTACCGGTCCTCATGCTAATGACTTGTGGGATTGCAGCCATGAAACTGTGGTGTCATAACCGTCCAATTAAGCATAACTGATTCAATAGATTACTCATAAGAATTTAACAGGCGTCATTTAATTATTCGACATTGCGCTATTAATAAAAAGGTTATGACTGAAAATGACACCAGACATTTATTCAGTCATAACCTTTTTAGTGATAATTGGGACTAAGCTCGTAATAGTTCTAATTTATCATCATAAAGCCGGATTGTTAATTAAGGCAATAAAGTTGTTAAAGCTGGCTTGCCCGATATGATCAACAAAGTTAAAAAGAAGTGCTAAAGGGGTTACCTTGGCGTTACCCCCAGGTTCTAATCTAGATTTTATGATCAATCAAGACGCTAGGAGCGCTGATGCTAATGTCAAAGATTTCATTATTGGGTGCTGCTAGTATAATTGATAACCACACTCCGTAAGACAGCAAATACCATTGATTGCTGCCACCACTCAAAACCATGAAGCCAAACAGGGCGGGGTGACTAGTTATACTAGGAAGAACAGGGCACTTGTATTGATAGTTAAGCATGTACATCAAAATAGGGGTCCTTAAGGAGAAAAGCCAGTGAAGCACAGCCCCATTCACTAAGGTTAAACAGGGAAGAAACCATAAAAGCTGAAAAAGCGATTAACACCCGCTTTTGACGCAATGTTGGCTTTCATGATGAATATCACCTTCGCTATAACTTGTGATTGCACTGTTTTATTGAGAAGGGCCATTCATCTTGAAAAAGTGTTCACCAAGCAAGCACTTTGAGCTAGCACACGTTATTCAATCAAGTGTGTGATTATGGCTAAATGTAGTGGGCATCAAGGCATTATTAATTGTGAGTATGATGTCGTCAAGGTTGAACAATGTTAATGATGTTTGCTTGATAATGAAATTATAGGACAACTATTTGAATGTAAAAAAAATTGAAAAACCTTTTAATTTCGGGTGCTAACAGACAAATTATTCGCTGAAGAAAACAACGAATAATTGTAGAATAACTTTGATATCCCCACAAGTCACGTGATTAATGCCAATATGATTTGATTATTGGCTGTTTATGTAGCTATAAATGGCCAAGATATCGTTTCTATCGCCATGGTCGCATGCATATCCTTGATAATGTCACCTAGACTAATGACTATTGCCAAGCTAGTCAGGTAAACACTGAAACACGTGATCGAGTATTGTCTGGCAGCTTATCAATGAAACGCCTAGCGAATTGGTCCGTGAAATTATCAACTAGCCAAGCATAGTCTGTCTACAATTTAATTACCGCAAGCTGGTCTCGATACACGACCTGAGGCTTCTATGGGTTAACTACAAACAAGGTTAAGCATCGTCATAATACTTATATCGATATGTTGGGATTACTGATCATGTAGTTCAAGGCATAGCGCAACCGGTTTATTGAATCAATACTAGGCCATCATCATCGGTTTCCATAACACAAAAACCACTTTGTCACGGCAGCAACTTGTACAAAATGCTTATCATCGCAAGCACAGCAAATGTTATTACAGCCAAAAGTAGCACAAATTTTTTTACCTGAATATATTTTCTAAATTATTTTTGGCCGACTATAAATTAAAACGACAAAACACGTTTATCAACGCAACTAATGCTAAAATGCTAAGGCGTTCAAGGTGAATCGTCATATTTAGTGAGGGGGGCTTTTTTTACTTTTTCTAGTTTACATAATATATATTATACAAAGTAGAATCAAAACAAAAATCGCTCCCCCACGACCTAATTTGGTCCCCTGTGGTGTCCTTTTACTGTACACCAACTTTTTTGCGAATTTGTTTGCGAATCATTATTTCGTCGTGAACATTTTTGCTGTTCATATTTTCAAGGTGCACGCTTCACTTAAATTGTTTTTTTATGATTCACTAAAACATCAACACTGAAATTAATCGATTGAATTTCAACAAAGTTTTTTAATCAATTTGAATTAGCTTATTCAAATCACTAAAAGTTCAAATACTTTCAAACTACTAAATCTAGTTATTACAGACTTGCATCTATTTTCATGATTTGCTGATATCCATGTCGATTCTACGGTTCTTTTGATGACCACTCGTTCAACTAACAAACGAACACGTGCTTAGAATGCGCCTCTCAACAGCGGTCAGATCGCTTGTTTTTGTTTCAATTTTATGTTTTAGTTAAAGTAAGAATTCAAACCCAGAAAGGATGTCCTACTACCAATGGCCGCAAAATTCCCGTATGCCAAAAGCTTCCTCGCATCATTAGAAACTGCTGGTAAACAAGCTAGTACTATTGAGCAGTACGAATTAACCTTGGCTGATTTTTTCAACTATGAGCAACATTTCAATGAAACTTTTGCTAAAGATCAATTATTGGCAGATTTAACTGAAAATGATATTCAAGCTTATTTAGATATGCTCCGTGAACAACGCCAATTCAAAATATCGACGTTGAACAAATGCTTGTCGAATTTAAATGGCTATTTCAGCTATCTATTTTCGCATCGAATCATTACAACTTTACCGACCTTTACAATTAAGGGGCAACCACTGACTAACATGCAACAAACAACTTCTTGGCCAGAGCAACTAGCTGCTTGGCTGACAATTGATGATCTCCATCCATACACCCGCTTATTTTTGTTGCTGACGACCAAGGGTTATACCGCCACAGAGATGCTAACACCGGGGTTTTATCAGCAATTGAACACAATTACCTTTACTGCTTCAGAACAGACTTTTTTGGTTAAACTACATGCCTATTTGCAGCCATTACAGACTCGAAGTGGCAGTTCGGATCTCTTTTTAAAGCAACGTCATCGTGGAACTGATCCACATATCACCCTGGCAGCATTACACAAATACTTAGCGGGTGATAGTCAACGTTTAGGTGTGCCATTAAAGCCTGTTGCACTGCGTCAGGACTTCATACTTTGGTTTCTCAATCAGCATCGGACGACCGAACCGACTGAGATCATACAACAACTACGGTTAGATGAAACTAGCCTTGAATATTACCAAAACTTGCTACGACAACGTGATTTACGTATTTTAAAAGCTACCAAAGTAGACTAAGGCAACACTGATAAGCTAACTGAATACAGCTAGCTTTTTTAGTTAAAGTAACTTTACGTTATTGCGTTTACTTTACATAACTTTACAAACGCGTCACAAGCATTACGTGGAATTTGCTAGTTAATTAAGAAGCCTTAAAACGCCTGTACAACACGTTTTTTTGCAGTTAAACTAGTTTTATTGATTAACAAAAGTATTTGAAAGGATGATTTGATGACGTTCTATCGTTGGTTGGAACCGTTTATTGAACAGAACGGACCGTTTGCACCAGCCGCATGTTATGCGCACTCAGATTTCGATTTTCCTTTGACTAGTAATGTTCATGAATTGTCTGACTATATTACTTATTTAAATATTCGTGACTCGGTCAAAAAATCGTTTTATTCGGCATTAGACGCGTACCAAGCAAGTTAACAATCATAATTATACTTAAAAACCAACCTACTAGCCCCAGCGACGATTGCTGTGGTTGCAGGTTGGTTTATTCGTATTTCTAGTATTTATCGAGACGATGTCCAAACGATATGAAGCTCCCAAATCTGACCTATTCTCAACGCTTAAACATCATCTGGTTTACTGCCAATGCTGTTTAATGAAGGCTTCACGTCCGCCCATCTCTTCAATCTGATAACGGAATGGATTACGGCGATAAAAATCCTGGTGCTCGGCCTCTGCGGGATAAAATGGCTTGGCATCTTCAATGGTTGTCACAATCGGCTCAGCAAACTTACCACTAGCGGCAAGAGCATCTCGTGAAGCCGTTGCCACTCGACGCTGCGCTTCACTATTAACAAAAATTACCGGTCGATAGCTGTCGCCACGATCTTGAAATTGGCCAGAAGCATCGGTTGGATCGGTCTGACGCCAATAGATTTCAACCAAGTCGGCATAACTGATTACTTCTGGGTCAAAAGTAATTTCAACCGCTTCAGTGTGCCCAGTCGTGTGACTAGCAACTTGTTCATACGTGGGATTGGCAACGGTCCCACCGGTATAACCCGAAACGACGGACTTAATCCCTGGCTGCTGGTCAAACGGTTTGACCATGCACCAGAAACAACCACCAGCAAATATTGCAGTCTCTGTCATCTAAATTCCTCCCGTTTATTAACTCAATTATTTAAATAAACTCTGATACTGGCCATAGCCAGTCTTTTCAAGGTCGGCAACTGGAATGAACTTCAGTGCTGCCGAATTAATGCAGTACCGAAGCCCACCTCGATCAGTTGGCCCATCTGGAAAGACATGACCCAAATGTGAATTTGCTTGCGTACTCGTCACTTCTGTTCGATGCATTCCAAACGATTCATCACGATGTTCATTAAGGTTATTCTGATCGATTGGTTTCGTGAAGGATGGCCAACCACAGCCGGCATCATATTTATCACGTGAACTAAAAAGCACTTGCCCGCTAACAACATCCACGTAAATGCCTTCCTGATAAAAATTATCATACTCACCACTAAATGGTC from Lactiplantibacillus paraplantarum includes the following:
- the msrB gene encoding peptide-methionine (R)-S-oxide reductase MsrB; the encoded protein is MDKQKDELRQRLTPEQYAVTQEAATERPFSGEYDNFYQEGIYVDVVSGQVLFSSRDKYDAGCGWPSFTKPIDQNNLNEHRDESFGMHRTEVTSTQANSHLGHVFPDGPTDRGGLRYCINSAALKFIPVADLEKTGYGQYQSLFK
- a CDS encoding phage integrase N-terminal SAM-like domain-containing protein; this translates as MAAKFPYAKSFLASLETAGKQASTIEQYELTLADFFNYEQHFNETFAKDQLLADLTENDIQAYLDMLREQRQFKISTLNKCLSNLNGYFSYLFSHRIITTLPTFTIKGQPLTNMQQTTSWPEQLAAWLTIDDLHPYTRLFLLLTTKGYTATEMLTPGFYQQLNTITFTASEQTFLVKLHAYLQPLQTRSGSSDLFLKQRHRGTDPHITLAALHKYLAGDSQRLGVPLKPVALRQDFILWFLNQHRTTEPTEIIQQLRLDETSLEYYQNLLRQRDLRILKATKVD
- a CDS encoding sterile alpha motif-like domain-containing protein, which gives rise to MTFYRWLEPFIEQNGPFAPAACYAHSDFDFPLTSNVHELSDYITYLNIRDSVKKSFYSALDAYQAS
- a CDS encoding glycosyltransferase family 2 protein, which encodes MMIIIRVSIMISVVFYLYFIINLLLINHYREPTQTYEKGPTPYELFLVIPVLNEEQVITKTIARLSKSLAQLPSTIRAQIIAVDDDSTDHSLLMLTQSSSPYLQILHRAGNQRVGKGAVLNTAVQYIHKTLATTADTHQAVIGVLDADAFMTATDLIRVLARFEQEPQLAMLQTSVSIYNQSNWLTKMQNFEFMGVNNATQQLRNRLGQGIASGNGQFVRLDLALKNPWGNSLLEDLEFTLRTWLLGGTRTTFDHTLVVQQEAIEQLRPFFRQRVRWCQGAVQCMRYLPALWHSGRLNHFQKLDTTFWILMPISGCVVPLTSLTTLIVLVSRSVQHWQSGWHHLVIGTLLAIALIACLVLAALYQRNCTTVKQPVRFMTAIKQSLSFQAFLLIISLTPYVAIYRQLRGHTTWAKTRHGTTRATQYTDSDLKRSY
- the msrA gene encoding peptide-methionine (S)-S-oxide reductase MsrA produces the protein MTETAIFAGGCFWCMVKPFDQQPGIKSVVSGYTGGTVANPTYEQVASHTTGHTEAVEITFDPEVISYADLVEIYWRQTDPTDASGQFQDRGDSYRPVIFVNSEAQRRVATASRDALAASGKFAEPIVTTIEDAKPFYPAEAEHQDFYRRNPFRYQIEEMGGREAFIKQHWQ
- a CDS encoding dihydrolipoyl dehydrogenase family protein — encoded protein: MADYDTIFIGSGHATWHAAVTLAQAQQNVAIIEEDTIAGTCTNFGCDAKILLDGPFELTEQLKQYQGIGVNTSPTIDWAQLMAYKQQIIQPLAMQMTAIFKQLGITIITGHGELTDTHTVQVDTTKYTADNIVIGTGQRPAKLAIPGADLMHDSRDFLDLPTMPKRLTLIGAGIISLEFANMAVLLGSEVHIIEFADRALPAFYSKHVEKIMAHLQAAGVHFHFGEALSRVTQTATGLLATTKSGLSIVSDDIIAATGRIPNIEHLGLTTVGIETDRHGIIVDDHLRTTVSNIYASGDVISKRLPKLTPTATFESNYIAAQLLGNTAAIDYPVIPSVVFTLPRIAQVGISVETAKSDTEHFHVQELPYGKLLAFQYQNEVDADLQLVFDQANYLVGAAIYGNGAPDLINLLTMLITDHVSANELSHKIFAFPSASVGIIDMLTPLLHHDR